From the genome of Desulfobaccales bacterium, one region includes:
- a CDS encoding MlaD family protein, which produces MAKQANRMMIGGFVVLAVVLMAASLVVFGSGKFFQKTNKYVLYFNESVKGLSVGAPVLFQGVPVGSVTGITLQADLVKMKTQIPVIIDIDPNRWQVRAGERDYQKTAGKLIEMGLRGQLIMQSFITGQLMIELDFYPKSAVCYAPAKIDKDYKDHIVIPTCASTSERLSSAFDKLDLEGLRKKLESTMAGVDRLVNNPDLAVSIRAL; this is translated from the coding sequence ATGGCTAAGCAAGCAAACAGAATGATGATCGGCGGTTTCGTGGTCCTCGCAGTGGTCCTCATGGCCGCCAGCCTGGTCGTATTCGGTTCGGGCAAATTCTTCCAGAAAACCAACAAATACGTTTTGTACTTCAATGAATCCGTCAAGGGGTTGAGTGTGGGCGCACCGGTGCTGTTCCAGGGCGTCCCGGTGGGGTCTGTGACAGGCATTACTCTCCAAGCCGACCTTGTTAAGATGAAGACACAAATCCCCGTTATCATCGACATCGATCCGAACCGATGGCAGGTGCGCGCCGGAGAAAGAGATTACCAGAAAACTGCGGGGAAGCTCATCGAAATGGGCCTTCGGGGTCAGCTGATTATGCAGAGTTTTATTACCGGTCAGTTAATGATCGAGCTTGATTTTTATCCCAAGTCAGCCGTCTGCTATGCTCCAGCAAAAATCGACAAAGACTATAAAGATCATATCGTGATTCCAACCTGTGCGTCCACCAGCGAACGGCTGTCCAGCGCCTTTGATAAGCTGGATCTCGAGGGGCTGAGAAAGAAGTTGGAATCAACCATGGCCGGGGTTGACCGGCTCGTCAACAACCCGGACTTGGCCGTCAGCATCCGGGCCCTGAA